From the genome of Caldisericota bacterium, one region includes:
- the ppdK gene encoding pyruvate, phosphate dikinase gives MADKKVYAFEEGNGSMKNLLGGKGAGLAEMTKIGLPVPSGFIITTEVCKEYQKTKKIDEDLTGEILEHLHKLEEKAGKIFGDKTNPLLVSVRSGAPVSMPGMMDTILNLGLNDDTTEGLKELTNNERFAYDSYRRFIQMFGEVAMGIPHSEFAKILANHKEKHGLKNDTDLTSEMLKDIIADYKILYREKTGEEFPQDPITQLFNSIEAVFKSWNNPRAISYRNINKISDELGTAVNIVMMVFGNMGDDSATGVAFTRNPATGEKKLYGEFLTNAQGEDVVAGIRTPLPIDKLREFSPQIFNQLKEVGDKLEQHYRDMQDMEFTIEKGKLYMLQTRSGKRTAQAAVKIAVNMINENLITKEEGILRITPVQIDRLLHKMIDPTVKVNPITKGLPASPGAASGKVVFDVKEATRRGKDGEAIILVRLETTPEDIEGMAHSEGILTTRGGMTAHAAVVARGMGKPCIVGAEDIKIDAEGNNFTTNGIEVKKDEIITIDGSMGNVILGEVRMIEPELTPELKQLLAYSDELRELGIRANANTPEEAIKALDYGAEGIGLCRTERMFLSPERLPLMQDMIISESKEERSISLGKLKDMQKKDFYDILIAMDGLPVIIRLLDPPLHEFLPQKERLEKEIADLRENGSDPELLKKKEKELQRSQELAEFNPMIGFRGCRVGIVYPEIYEMQVAAIIEAAIQLKKEGRDPKPKIMLPLIGHVNEMKVLRERATTVITNIFRKEGTTIDYQIGTMIEVPRATLTADQIAEYADFFSFGTNDLTQATFAFSRDDAEATFIPTYLKDGILPTEPFITIDQDGVGKLVRIGVVLGRKAKNNLEIGICGEHGGDPKSVEFFHYAGLDYASCSPFRVPIARLAAAQVAVKEKLGKE, from the coding sequence AGTTTGTAAGGAATATCAAAAAACAAAAAAGATAGACGAAGATCTAACCGGTGAAATATTAGAACATCTTCATAAATTAGAAGAAAAAGCTGGCAAGATATTCGGCGATAAAACAAACCCTCTACTTGTATCAGTTCGCTCAGGCGCGCCAGTCTCCATGCCGGGCATGATGGATACCATTTTAAACCTTGGCTTAAATGACGACACTACAGAAGGATTGAAAGAGCTCACAAATAACGAGCGATTTGCATATGATAGCTACAGAAGATTTATTCAAATGTTCGGGGAGGTTGCAATGGGAATCCCTCATAGTGAATTTGCAAAAATCCTTGCTAACCATAAAGAAAAACATGGATTAAAAAACGACACAGATCTCACTTCTGAAATGCTAAAAGATATAATAGCAGACTATAAAATACTTTACCGAGAAAAAACAGGAGAAGAATTTCCGCAAGACCCGATAACGCAATTATTCAACTCCATTGAAGCTGTTTTTAAATCATGGAACAATCCAAGAGCCATTTCATATAGAAACATTAATAAAATTAGTGATGAATTAGGTACTGCAGTAAATATTGTAATGATGGTATTTGGAAATATGGGTGATGATTCTGCAACAGGTGTTGCTTTTACAAGAAACCCTGCCACAGGAGAAAAAAAACTATACGGTGAATTTCTTACCAATGCGCAAGGAGAGGACGTAGTAGCAGGAATAAGAACTCCACTCCCAATTGATAAACTAAGAGAATTTTCCCCTCAGATATTTAATCAACTTAAAGAAGTGGGAGATAAATTAGAACAACATTATAGAGATATGCAGGATATGGAATTCACTATAGAAAAAGGAAAGCTCTACATGCTTCAGACAAGATCAGGTAAAAGAACTGCACAGGCAGCCGTAAAAATCGCCGTTAATATGATTAATGAAAATCTCATAACAAAAGAGGAAGGTATTCTTCGCATTACTCCAGTGCAAATTGACCGCTTGCTCCACAAAATGATTGACCCAACCGTGAAAGTAAATCCAATTACAAAAGGCCTTCCTGCTTCACCTGGTGCTGCAAGTGGCAAAGTTGTATTTGATGTAAAAGAAGCTACCAGGCGAGGAAAGGATGGAGAGGCAATAATACTTGTGCGCTTGGAAACTACTCCGGAAGATATTGAAGGTATGGCACATTCAGAAGGCATTCTCACTACACGTGGGGGTATGACAGCTCATGCCGCAGTAGTAGCGAGAGGAATGGGCAAACCTTGTATTGTAGGCGCAGAAGATATAAAAATTGACGCAGAAGGTAATAATTTCACCACAAATGGAATTGAAGTTAAAAAAGACGAAATTATTACAATAGATGGTTCAATGGGAAATGTTATTCTTGGAGAAGTGAGAATGATAGAACCAGAACTCACACCAGAATTGAAGCAGTTACTCGCCTATTCAGACGAATTAAGAGAATTGGGAATAAGAGCAAATGCAAATACGCCAGAGGAAGCCATAAAAGCGTTAGATTACGGCGCTGAAGGAATTGGATTATGCAGGACCGAAAGAATGTTTCTGAGTCCTGAGCGACTTCCTCTCATGCAGGACATGATTATCTCGGAATCAAAAGAAGAGCGCAGTATATCGCTCGGTAAATTGAAAGATATGCAGAAGAAAGATTTTTACGATATCCTAATAGCAATGGACGGACTTCCTGTCATCATAAGACTTTTAGATCCACCACTTCACGAATTTTTACCTCAAAAAGAAAGGCTCGAAAAAGAAATTGCAGATCTCAGAGAAAACGGAAGTGATCCGGAACTTCTTAAGAAAAAAGAAAAAGAGCTTCAACGATCACAGGAACTTGCTGAATTTAATCCAATGATTGGTTTTAGAGGTTGTCGAGTTGGCATTGTTTACCCTGAGATTTATGAAATGCAAGTAGCTGCAATAATTGAAGCTGCGATTCAGTTGAAAAAGGAAGGACGCGATCCTAAACCCAAGATTATGCTTCCACTTATTGGTCATGTCAATGAAATGAAAGTCCTCAGAGAAAGAGCTACAACTGTCATAACAAACATATTTAGAAAAGAAGGTACAACCATCGATTACCAAATAGGAACAATGATAGAAGTGCCACGTGCTACTCTAACTGCTGATCAAATTGCAGAATACGCTGATTTTTTCTCATTTGGCACAAACGATCTTACGCAAGCAACATTTGCATTTAGTAGAGATGATGCCGAGGCCACATTTATTCCAACTTATCTCAAGGATGGAATACTCCCCACAGAACCTTTTATCACAATAGACCAAGATGGTGTGGGAAAACTTGTCAGGATAGGTGTTGTACTTGGAAGAAAAGCAAAAAACAATCTCGAAATAGGTATTTGCGGTGAACATGGTGGTGATCCGAAATCTGTTGAGTTTTTCCATTATGCAGGCCTCGATTATGCAAGCTGCTCGCCCTTTAGGGTTCCAATTGCTCGCCTGGCAGCTGCGCAAGTAGCCGTAAAAGAAAAACTCGGAAAGGAATAA
- a CDS encoding deoxyguanosinetriphosphate triphosphohydrolase, with product MLRQEYEKLETELFSPFATLSNKTKGRTTPETKDSHRTEFQRDVDRILYSKAFRRLQYKTQVFIAPKGDHYRNRLTHTLEVMTISRSISRTLRLNSDLTEAIALGHDLGHSPFGHAGEAIIDKKCKEYSSRIHFSHPEQSLRVVDILEKRLKSNGKTVFGLNLTYEVRNGILKHSKGLANLSELKNVDMPATLEGQIVRIADRIAYIHHDIDDAIRAKIINEKDIPNSIRQISGKSNSKRLSTMILDTIEASKGKDKICMSKNIENTMDELKNFLTKKVYIGSSPKKEEKKVFRMMAYLFDHYYNNPKDMGDYLKYHPSVLKIKNPIKYIKKDKEKRLQVICDYLSSMTDRFAIQKFYNITTPNPLPISD from the coding sequence GTGCTGCGGCAAGAATACGAAAAATTAGAAACAGAGTTGTTCTCGCCCTTTGCTACACTGAGCAATAAAACAAAGGGGAGAACAACTCCGGAAACAAAAGATTCTCATCGCACAGAGTTCCAAAGAGATGTGGACAGAATTCTTTATTCCAAAGCATTCCGTAGATTACAATATAAAACTCAGGTATTCATAGCCCCCAAGGGTGATCACTATCGCAATCGTCTCACGCATACGCTTGAAGTAATGACGATCAGCAGATCAATTTCTCGGACTCTACGCTTAAATTCGGACCTTACCGAAGCCATCGCGTTAGGACACGACCTGGGACACTCGCCGTTCGGACATGCCGGAGAAGCAATTATCGACAAAAAATGCAAAGAGTATAGTTCGCGCATACATTTTTCCCATCCCGAGCAAAGCCTAAGAGTCGTAGATATTTTAGAAAAAAGACTAAAGTCAAACGGGAAAACCGTTTTTGGATTAAACCTTACATATGAAGTAAGAAATGGAATATTAAAACACAGTAAGGGGTTAGCAAATCTATCGGAATTAAAAAATGTTGATATGCCAGCAACCCTGGAGGGACAAATAGTAAGAATCGCCGATCGTATTGCTTATATTCACCATGATATTGACGATGCAATACGAGCAAAAATTATAAACGAAAAAGACATACCCAATTCAATACGTCAAATATCGGGAAAATCAAATTCAAAAAGACTTTCGACAATGATTCTTGATACAATAGAGGCAAGTAAAGGTAAAGATAAAATTTGCATGAGCAAAAATATAGAAAATACTATGGATGAACTGAAAAATTTTCTTACAAAGAAAGTATATATCGGTTCATCTCCCAAAAAAGAAGAGAAAAAAGTATTCAGAATGATGGCATACCTATTTGACCATTATTACAATAATCCAAAAGACATGGGAGATTACTTAAAATATCATCCAAGCGTACTTAAAATTAAAAACCCAATAAAATATATCAAAAAAGACAAAGAAAAAAGGCTACAGGTAATTTGCGATTACCTTTCATCAATGACAGATCGCTTTGCAATTCAAAAATTCTACAATATCACCACCCCAAATCCATTGCCGATAAGCGATTAA
- the dnaG gene encoding DNA primase, with protein MRDLKDYIDELHEKVDIVSTINQYVKLKKRGRNYVGLCPFHEEKTPSFVVSPEKQIFHCFGCGASGDVIKFLMKIDGMDFKEAITILARDAGMPLPTFSGKKTDKTEKDNLREAIQATSSFFQKQITKDVLLYLSQRGVTKESIEKFQIGYAPQNGDKLITAMKKKGISQNSLLAAGILKKMDDGKIKSYFRNRIMLPIFDIQGKIVAFGGRVFGKGEPKYLNSPDTPIFSKGNLLYPINIAKEGIRKEKQAIIVEGYFDALILHQSGIKNVVSSMGTSFTNAQAGLIKRYTDNVCFFYDDDEGGRRGAERAIEICSKKNLTVKIIVEGSGHDPDEIVLKKGKDSILKLIDNAKDPLDFITSFELKIEGNNPSGKGRVAKKVLEIIDKISNKIEAYEYIKQLGTILNIDPSILFNQYTPASTKYGRQREKLNVNNIMSNTEKLLTQAVIQRPETLYKILEKVDINYFPDSRYRKIFNRAKKDIEKKGIPDTRNWNDLAEDEFSLATALSMGDPSLVSDEAIEQAIKRMNNYITQAEALELYNEIKETKDEDELRKKLEKYQQIIEKLKKR; from the coding sequence ATGAGAGACTTAAAAGATTATATCGATGAATTGCACGAAAAAGTAGACATTGTATCCACAATAAACCAGTACGTCAAATTAAAAAAAAGAGGACGCAACTATGTGGGATTATGTCCTTTTCACGAAGAGAAAACACCTTCATTTGTAGTAAGCCCTGAAAAACAAATATTCCATTGTTTTGGCTGCGGAGCAAGTGGAGATGTGATAAAATTCCTTATGAAAATAGATGGAATGGATTTCAAAGAAGCAATCACTATACTTGCCCGGGATGCTGGAATGCCTCTCCCGACATTTTCAGGCAAAAAAACTGACAAAACAGAAAAAGATAATTTACGTGAAGCAATACAAGCCACGTCAAGTTTTTTCCAGAAACAAATTACAAAAGATGTCTTACTGTACCTTTCACAAAGAGGAGTAACTAAAGAAAGCATCGAAAAATTTCAGATCGGTTACGCTCCTCAAAACGGAGATAAACTCATTACTGCTATGAAAAAGAAAGGCATTTCACAAAATTCACTACTTGCTGCTGGTATCTTAAAAAAAATGGATGATGGAAAAATCAAAAGTTACTTCAGAAATAGAATTATGCTCCCCATATTTGATATCCAGGGAAAAATTGTTGCATTCGGTGGAAGAGTATTTGGAAAAGGAGAGCCAAAATACCTAAATTCTCCCGATACCCCAATTTTTTCAAAAGGAAATTTGCTCTATCCAATTAACATCGCAAAGGAAGGTATAAGAAAAGAAAAACAAGCAATTATTGTAGAGGGGTACTTCGATGCACTTATTTTGCATCAATCAGGTATTAAAAATGTAGTATCGTCGATGGGAACATCCTTTACAAATGCACAAGCAGGACTAATCAAACGCTACACAGACAATGTTTGCTTTTTTTATGATGATGATGAAGGCGGAAGAAGGGGAGCTGAACGAGCAATAGAAATATGTAGCAAAAAAAATCTTACTGTAAAGATAATAGTAGAAGGCAGTGGGCATGATCCAGATGAAATCGTATTGAAAAAAGGTAAAGATAGTATTTTGAAGCTTATCGACAATGCAAAAGATCCTCTGGATTTTATTACTTCCTTTGAATTAAAAATAGAGGGAAACAATCCTTCGGGAAAAGGAAGAGTTGCAAAAAAAGTGCTGGAAATTATAGATAAAATATCTAACAAAATAGAGGCATATGAATACATCAAACAATTAGGTACAATTTTGAACATTGACCCTTCTATTCTTTTCAATCAATATACTCCTGCGTCAACAAAATACGGGAGACAAAGAGAAAAATTAAATGTAAATAATATAATGTCAAATACGGAAAAATTACTCACACAGGCAGTTATTCAAAGACCAGAAACATTATATAAAATATTAGAAAAAGTGGACATTAATTATTTTCCAGATTCTCGTTACAGAAAAATATTCAATAGGGCAAAAAAAGACATCGAAAAAAAAGGAATACCGGATACCAGGAATTGGAATGACCTTGCAGAGGATGAATTTTCATTAGCTACAGCACTTTCCATGGGAGATCCCTCTTTAGTAAGCGATGAAGCAATAGAACAGGCAATAAAGAGAATGAATAATTATATTACTCAAGCCGAAGCACTAGAACTATACAACGAAATAAAAGAGACAAAAGACGAAGACGAACTTAGAAAAAAATTGGAAAAATATCAACAAATCATTGAAAAATTAAAAAAGAGGTAG
- a CDS encoding sigma-70 family RNA polymerase sigma factor, which produces MEESKAKPLKMIKNYQKKLKNLTKEEKEVVRKLFERGRITGFLTYDEIADSLEKIPLSIKRLDEFYTLLTRANVLFCSSKNITKVRGCLTSARESLVHAEISELKNPIQSYLANIGAIDLLTAEKEQELGKRVIEGDIQAKKELTEANLRLVVSIAKRYTGHGLSFLDLVQEGNLGLIRAVEKFDYSKGYRFSTYATWWIRQAITRALADQSRLIRVPVHMVESINRIERASKELMQELGREPSYKEISERTEIPEKKINKYLRLAQQPLSLEMPVGDEEESRLENFISDNRNLTPEGETFNKYYNNQLTKVMEKLTEREREILKLRAGLDKEYPHTLEEVGTIFGVTRERIRQIEAKAKRKLTKALKELEKTEVKIE; this is translated from the coding sequence ATGGAAGAAAGCAAAGCAAAACCTTTAAAAATGATTAAGAATTATCAGAAAAAATTAAAAAATCTTACAAAAGAGGAAAAGGAAGTAGTTAGAAAACTCTTTGAAAGAGGCAGAATAACTGGATTTCTCACATATGACGAAATAGCAGATTCTCTTGAAAAAATTCCACTTTCAATAAAGAGACTTGATGAATTTTACACTCTTCTTACACGAGCAAACGTTCTATTTTGCAGCAGCAAAAATATAACAAAAGTAAGGGGATGTTTAACTTCAGCACGAGAATCATTAGTGCACGCTGAAATATCCGAGCTTAAAAATCCGATCCAATCATATCTTGCAAATATTGGCGCAATAGATTTACTCACAGCAGAAAAAGAACAAGAATTGGGAAAACGCGTAATTGAAGGAGACATACAAGCAAAAAAGGAACTTACCGAGGCAAACTTACGACTTGTAGTAAGTATTGCAAAAAGATACACAGGACATGGATTGTCGTTTCTTGACCTGGTACAAGAAGGAAACTTAGGACTGATTCGTGCTGTAGAGAAGTTTGATTACAGCAAAGGTTATAGGTTCTCCACATATGCTACCTGGTGGATAAGACAGGCAATTACAAGAGCCTTAGCAGATCAATCAAGATTAATCCGGGTACCGGTACATATGGTAGAAAGTATAAATAGAATTGAAAGAGCCTCAAAAGAATTAATGCAAGAACTAGGGCGCGAGCCTTCATACAAAGAAATTTCAGAAAGAACAGAAATACCCGAAAAGAAAATCAACAAATACCTGCGCCTTGCACAACAACCGCTGTCCCTGGAAATGCCAGTAGGAGATGAAGAAGAAAGTAGATTAGAAAATTTTATCTCAGATAATCGCAATCTTACACCTGAAGGTGAGACCTTTAACAAATACTATAACAACCAACTGACTAAAGTGATGGAAAAGCTCACTGAAAGAGAAAGAGAAATACTCAAACTCCGTGCAGGGCTTGACAAAGAGTACCCGCACACACTAGAAGAAGTAGGTACAATTTTTGGAGTAACACGAGAAAGAATACGACAAATTGAAGCAAAAGCAAAAAGAAAACTCACAAAAGCGCTAAAAGAACTCGAGAAAACAGAAGTAAAAATTGAATAA
- a CDS encoding nucleoside phosphorylase, with the protein MAEFHLKCEKRDISEYIILVGNPQRANKISSLLENPILVSENRGLLVHTGVYKGERITVATTGMGAPSTAIVLEELANLGGKVFIRVGSAGGINPNLDVGDVVIATGSIRDDGTSPMYLRSSFPAVPNFDVLQVMIATGKRIKENIEYGVVIAEDAFYIPYSREEMDCFVKSGVKAIEMESGCVFIVSQYRNVKAGAIFALDGNVALNKIKPEGAEEVYKKGEEVAIQIGLESLYTLSKNNIK; encoded by the coding sequence ATGGCTGAATTTCATCTAAAATGCGAAAAAAGAGATATAAGTGAATATATCATACTGGTTGGTAATCCGCAAAGGGCAAATAAAATATCCAGCCTTCTCGAAAATCCTATCCTTGTAAGTGAAAATAGAGGGCTTTTAGTACACACCGGTGTTTATAAAGGGGAGAGGATTACCGTTGCAACAACAGGGATGGGAGCACCTTCTACCGCTATCGTGTTAGAAGAGCTTGCCAACCTCGGAGGAAAAGTTTTTATAAGAGTTGGCTCTGCTGGTGGTATCAATCCAAATTTAGATGTCGGAGATGTAGTCATTGCAACAGGAAGCATTAGAGACGATGGTACGTCTCCGATGTATCTTCGATCAAGTTTTCCAGCAGTTCCTAACTTTGACGTCCTCCAAGTAATGATCGCAACAGGAAAGAGAATAAAAGAAAACATAGAATATGGCGTAGTAATCGCCGAAGACGCATTTTACATCCCATACTCAAGAGAAGAAATGGATTGCTTTGTAAAATCTGGCGTGAAAGCAATTGAAATGGAAAGTGGTTGCGTATTTATTGTTTCACAGTATAGAAATGTAAAAGCCGGAGCAATATTTGCCCTTGATGGTAATGTTGCATTAAATAAAATAAAACCGGAAGGCGCAGAAGAAGTTTATAAAAAGGGAGAGGAGGTTGCAATTCAAATTGGCCTTGAATCGCTTTATACTCTTTCGAAAAACAACATAAAATGA
- a CDS encoding pseudouridine-5'-phosphate glycosidase has protein sequence MKINKEILDAINTGKPIVALESTIIAQGMPYPKNIQIALAVEEEVQKIGAIPATIGIINGKIIIGMTQEEIHHLGHAENVLKLSTREIPFCIAEKRDGATTVSATSYIAELVGIRVFATGGIGGVHRNAEHSFDISRDLDELAARNIIVVSAGAKSILDLAKTLEYLETKGVLVMGFKTNEFPAFYTRKSELTIPQVNSAKEIANVYNTKISLGIFSSILVANPIPQEYEIPKAKVDQWIDIAVSESQKKGIKGKKVTPFLLSRIVELSKGEALDANFELVKNNARVAAEIAKALHDN, from the coding sequence ATGAAAATAAATAAGGAGATTTTAGACGCAATAAATACGGGGAAACCAATTGTTGCACTTGAGTCGACGATCATTGCCCAGGGAATGCCATATCCCAAAAACATCCAAATTGCCCTTGCAGTTGAAGAAGAAGTGCAAAAAATTGGCGCAATACCAGCAACTATCGGTATTATCAACGGAAAAATTATCATTGGTATGACCCAAGAAGAAATTCATCACCTTGGGCACGCTGAAAACGTACTAAAACTTTCTACCCGCGAAATTCCATTTTGCATAGCAGAAAAAAGGGATGGAGCTACAACTGTTTCTGCTACATCCTATATTGCAGAGCTCGTCGGAATCAGAGTTTTCGCAACTGGTGGTATTGGTGGAGTTCATAGGAATGCAGAACATTCCTTTGATATTTCACGGGATCTGGACGAACTTGCAGCAAGAAATATTATTGTTGTTTCTGCGGGAGCAAAATCAATACTCGACCTTGCAAAAACCCTGGAATACCTTGAAACCAAGGGCGTACTCGTTATGGGATTTAAAACTAACGAATTTCCTGCATTTTATACAAGAAAATCAGAATTAACCATACCACAAGTAAATTCAGCCAAAGAAATTGCAAATGTTTATAATACTAAAATTTCATTAGGTATTTTTTCGTCAATTCTTGTTGCCAATCCAATACCACAGGAATATGAGATCCCTAAAGCAAAAGTTGACCAGTGGATTGACATCGCTGTTTCAGAATCACAGAAAAAGGGAATAAAAGGGAAAAAAGTAACACCATTTCTTCTATCTCGCATAGTTGAGCTTAGCAAGGGAGAAGCTCTTGATGCTAATTTTGAACTTGTAAAAAACAATGCAAGAGTTGCAGCAGAAATTGCTAAAGCTCTCCATGACAACTAA
- a CDS encoding class I SAM-dependent methyltransferase, giving the protein MDWTKDYFDEFYLRYFLQTQKEEITKKQVNFVTKFFNTGNYLLDAGCGIGRHALLLEEKGFKVLGIDSSPLYIKLATAEAKKRGLKNVQFVQQDIRKLFLRHKFDGILSLWSSFGYFDDGTNFNILKRFYNSLKKDGKVIVDIENRDYILKHFVHETFKEKEDIFILERRHYLPLTSIVTTHRFVIGKDLRKEYLRNIRIYSAAEMINLYRIIGFKNIKVFGDYTDKKFSEDSKRIIICGEKN; this is encoded by the coding sequence ATGGACTGGACAAAAGATTATTTTGATGAATTTTATCTTCGTTATTTTCTTCAAACTCAAAAAGAAGAAATAACAAAAAAACAGGTAAATTTTGTCACAAAATTTTTCAATACAGGAAACTATCTGCTCGACGCTGGCTGCGGCATTGGTAGACACGCACTTTTACTGGAAGAAAAGGGTTTTAAAGTATTAGGGATAGATAGCTCTCCTCTATATATAAAATTAGCAACAGCTGAAGCAAAAAAAAGAGGCCTCAAAAATGTTCAATTTGTACAGCAGGACATAAGAAAACTCTTCCTGCGCCATAAATTTGATGGAATATTGAGCCTGTGGTCTTCATTTGGATATTTTGACGACGGCACAAACTTTAACATTTTGAAGAGGTTCTATAATTCATTAAAGAAAGACGGCAAAGTCATCGTTGACATTGAAAATAGAGATTACATTCTAAAACATTTTGTCCACGAAACTTTCAAAGAAAAAGAAGATATTTTCATCTTAGAAAGAAGACATTATCTCCCTCTTACCTCAATTGTCACGACTCACCGTTTCGTTATCGGAAAGGATTTAAGAAAAGAATATCTGCGAAACATCCGCATATATTCCGCAGCAGAGATGATCAATTTGTACCGAATTATTGGGTTTAAAAATATCAAAGTTTTTGGAGATTATACAGATAAAAAATTTTCAGAAGATTCAAAACGAATCATAATCTGCGGCGAAAAAAATTGA
- a CDS encoding Rrf2 family transcriptional regulator: MLVTTLEGYALKALIYLAEKKNKRATIREISKENNISFSYILRICSMLRSNGLLDSVRGRSGGYILTRDPADISLYEIIQAVGRETVEIKCNYGKRKDIPCITTDCLALLPWEKTKSKVDKLFKSITLKILMEGKR, from the coding sequence ATGTTGGTCACAACACTCGAAGGATATGCGCTAAAAGCACTAATTTATCTTGCAGAAAAAAAGAATAAAAGGGCAACAATCAGGGAAATTTCAAAAGAAAATAATATCTCTTTTTCATATATTCTGAGAATATGTTCAATGCTTCGCAGTAATGGCTTATTGGACAGTGTGAGGGGGAGAAGTGGAGGATATATCCTCACACGCGATCCAGCAGATATTTCTCTGTACGAAATAATACAAGCTGTTGGAAGAGAAACAGTAGAGATAAAGTGCAATTATGGGAAAAGAAAAGACATACCATGTATAACAACGGACTGCCTTGCTCTACTCCCATGGGAAAAAACAAAATCAAAAGTTGATAAGTTATTTAAAAGTATCACACTAAAAATTTTAATGGAGGGTAAAAGATAA
- a CDS encoding Mrp/NBP35 family ATP-binding protein, with product MPLQQTQVINVLKTTFIPGLKKLLLSFGTLQKIDIRGDEVLISIVIPEIPAGDVNTLKNTITKRLKDIGAKKVGLTVSFKVEQKIKDIIAIASGKGGVGKSTVSTNIAIALAKLGKKVGVLDADIHGPNLPIMFGIHEKPFVNENKRIIPLERYGVKVISIGFLVESSTPVIWRGPLVTKAIEQLYNDVEWGELDYLLIDLPPGTGDAALTVAQSLQLKYGIIITTPQDVSIADASKALKMFKKMNILVLGVIENMSYFICPKCGEKTAIFGHGGGERMSLENEVPLLDKIPLDTRIRESGDNGMPTVALSEETETKRIFMDIAKKLIKNTQKD from the coding sequence ATGCCATTACAACAAACTCAAGTTATCAATGTATTAAAAACAACATTCATTCCCGGATTAAAAAAATTACTTCTTAGCTTCGGGACACTGCAAAAAATAGATATTCGTGGAGATGAAGTCCTGATCTCCATTGTAATTCCTGAAATTCCTGCTGGAGATGTTAATACACTTAAAAATACGATTACAAAAAGATTGAAGGATATAGGTGCAAAAAAGGTAGGATTAACTGTTTCATTTAAAGTAGAACAAAAAATAAAAGACATTATTGCCATAGCATCAGGTAAAGGTGGCGTTGGTAAATCAACTGTAAGCACAAATATTGCTATAGCGCTTGCAAAATTAGGCAAAAAAGTTGGCGTGCTTGATGCAGATATACACGGTCCAAACCTACCTATTATGTTTGGCATCCATGAAAAACCTTTTGTTAACGAAAACAAAAGAATTATTCCACTTGAGAGATACGGAGTTAAAGTAATATCCATCGGCTTCTTGGTTGAAAGCTCTACACCCGTCATATGGAGAGGCCCTCTTGTAACAAAAGCCATAGAGCAACTATACAATGATGTAGAATGGGGAGAACTAGACTATCTCCTTATAGACCTCCCGCCTGGAACAGGAGATGCTGCACTTACCGTTGCACAAAGTTTACAACTTAAATACGGCATAATAATCACCACACCTCAAGATGTTTCAATTGCTGACGCATCAAAAGCATTGAAAATGTTTAAGAAAATGAACATACTTGTATTAGGCGTTATAGAAAATATGTCTTACTTTATTTGCCCGAAATGCGGTGAAAAAACTGCAATATTCGGACACGGCGGTGGTGAGAGGATGAGCTTAGAAAACGAAGTGCCACTTCTCGACAAAATTCCATTAGACACAAGAATAAGAGAAAGTGGAGATAACGGTATGCCAACTGTTGCATTGAGTGAAGAAACAGAAACTAAACGCATCTTCATGGATATAGCAAAGAAACTTATAAAAAACACTCAAAAAGATTAA
- a CDS encoding helix-turn-helix transcriptional regulator — translation MKHRKKCTNLGLKSGNILLAGLLFLLIDKPTYGYILVDKLKDIGINPSFVPYSIVYRLLHGMEIEGFVTSKWDVEVAGPSKRVYSITDEGIQYLKEWMVETRKNVKVIENLIKKIAKVVNE, via the coding sequence GTGAAACATAGGAAAAAATGCACAAACTTAGGGCTTAAATCAGGCAATATTTTATTGGCCGGACTCCTATTTTTATTGATAGATAAGCCAACCTACGGATATATACTTGTAGACAAGCTGAAAGATATTGGAATAAATCCTTCTTTTGTACCATACAGTATTGTTTACAGGTTACTGCATGGTATGGAAATAGAAGGGTTTGTTACATCAAAGTGGGATGTAGAAGTAGCCGGACCATCAAAAAGAGTCTATTCTATAACAGATGAGGGTATCCAATATTTGAAAGAATGGATGGTTGAAACACGCAAAAATGTAAAAGTAATAGAAAACCTAATTAAAAAAATAGCGAAGGTTGTAAATGAGTAA